A DNA window from Cutaneotrichosporon cavernicola HIS019 DNA, chromosome: 2 contains the following coding sequences:
- a CDS encoding uncharacterized protein (Yippee zinc-binding/DNA-binding /Mis18, centromere assembly): protein MQSPLSSGATRLDVANSLLLNPKGGTLSRLDLHQLPDDKPVFACAKCSEVLALQDELVSQAFTGRSGRAYLMNSTINTNLGKREERKLITGRHTVADLHCASCDAEVGWMYIKAPTGDQRYKEGRYILEEAQIVKENNWR from the exons ATGCAGTCTCCCTTATCGTCAGGCGCAacgcgcctcgacgtcgccaactctcttctcctcaaccccaagGGCGGCACCCTGAGCAGGCTAGACCTCCACCAGTTACCGGATGACAAGCCAGTCTTTGCGTGCGCAAAGTGCTCCGAGGTTCTA GCACTTcaggacgagctcgtaTCGCAGGCGTTCACCGGCCGCTCGGGCCGTGCATA CCTCATGAACTCGACCATCAACACGAATCTAGGCAAGCGTGAAGAGCGCAAGCTTAT AACGGGGAGACACACAGTTGCGGATCTTCACTGCGCCTCTTGCGACGCAGAGGTCGGCTGGATGTACATCAAGGCGCCGACTGGTGATCAGAGGTACAAGGAGG GTCGTTACattctcgaggaggcccaGATTGTCAAGGAGAACAACTGGCGGTGA
- a CDS encoding uncharacterized protein (Carboxymuconolactone decarboxylase family) codes for MSDAADQQAREAAEKTLFDLGMKQRRTVLGDKYVDNQLATRKSEFSRPAQEYITRSAWEGLWSRPGLELKYRSLVVITILAIGGHKAELAAHTRGALRNGLTEDNIREAMLHVTGYGGFPKGLEAFRVCEEAIEAYRAEVAAEKGEGSSTA; via the exons ATGTctgacgccgccgaccagcaggcccgcgaggccgccgagaagACGCtcttcgacctcggcaTGAAGCAG CGCCGCAccgtcctcggcgacaagTACGTCGACAACCAGCTGGCCACGCGCAAGTCCGAGTTCTCGCGCCCCGCACAGGAGTACATCACCCGCTCGGCATGGGAGGGTCTCTGGTCCCGTCCGGGCCTTGAGCTCAAGTACCgctcgctcgtcgtcatcac CATCCTCGCAATTGGCGGAcacaaggccgagctggcggcgcacacgcgcggcgcgctgcgTAACGGCCTGACGGAGGACAACATCCGCGAGGCGATGCTGCATGTCACGGGTTACGGCGGGTTCCCGAAGGGTCTTGAGGC TTTCCGCGtgtgcgaggaggcgatcgaggcgtaccgcgccgaggtggccgcggagaagggcgagggctCGTCGACTGCGTAA
- a CDS encoding uncharacterized protein (Metal binding domain of Ada), with amino-acid sequence MASGRTYTLLSAAGPYTSPTPGTLGGHRRSRIYGRLDCPSALRAIARGEYVTHRVFFADEAAAIEAGFRPCGACMRDKYQAWKKAG; translated from the coding sequence ATGGCCTCTGGCCGCACGTACACCCTCCTTTCCGCGGCGGGGCCGTACACTTCCCCCACTCCTGGCACACTCGGCGGTCACCGGCGCAGCCGCATCTACGGGCGCCTCGACTGTCCCTCGGCACTACGCGCAATTGCACGGGGCGAGTACGTTACGCACCGCGTCTTCTtcgcggacgaggcggcagCAATCGAGGCCGGGTTCAGGCCGTGCGGCGCTTGTATGCGCGACAAATACCAAGCGTGGAAGAAGGCCGGATGA
- a CDS encoding uncharacterized protein (Tryptophan/tyrosine permease family), with product MSSPESDIHQAGREYPRGARGSVVGLVKRYAKMEERYHHDLALSSGFSEYHMGDDDVERDGAGPSYGTTTAHGHRRRSDVGPRDVDENAPLLRKPSRVDNMAANINVHGGSSTDGQTLFNSIGVLIGIGLLSMPLAYSYAGWIGGTILVVAFSAITCHTGKLLARLLYADVSLGSYTDIGMAAFGPRAGGAIQVLFCTELFAFGVALTVLFGDSMNAVVPYYSAETWMALGFFVVLPTTFMPLRWLAVPSVLSTAAVVVLIGIIAFDGLWKKHAPGSLHEPMETRFGPDLKMMNWVGGVGLILAGYGGHAVIPAIAKDARNPAAIDRLFNISFTVAGAVAVITGAMGYLMMGDDVSDEISKDMMNPKMKYPKAINNVALWMIVLVPLTKYGLTSRPLHVACEGFLGIAPSAAQVAADEAEIVGEAPAPPRINVEAPDASASGHRLRRVSFAVTSALTRIGESDYINNDDEECEQPDDHHHHHHHHRKSVAPATPTSAEGGKGVARAIMRIVITIAATVVAIVLPGFEKVMAFLGNFSAFLICIILPIGFYLRLAPTVLGVKDSPATRWQRTLHLVILVISTVLMIMGTIWAFIPGTGRGGD from the exons ATGTCATCGCCGGAGAGCGACATCCACCAGGCGGGGAGGGAGTACCCCCGCGGGGCGAGAGGCAGTGTCGTTGGCCTTGTAAAGCGCT ATGCGAAAATGGAGGAGCGATACCaccacgacctcgccctcagcTCGGGATTCAGCGAGTATCATATGGGTGACGATGATGTCGAGCGTGACGGCGCGGGTCCGAGCTACGGCACGACTACAGCGCACGGCCACCGGCGCCGGAGCGACGTCGGGCCCCGCGATGTGGATGAGAATGCGCCGCTGCTCCGCAAGCCGTCGCGCGTCGATAACATGGCCGCCAACATCAACGTACACGGCGGCTCGAGTACCGACGGCCAGACCTTGTTCAACTCGATCGGCGTGCTGATTGGCATCGGTCTGCTGAGTATGCCGCTCGCGTACTCGTACGCTGGGTGGATTGGGGGCACGATCCTGGTCGTAGCGTTTTCCGCAATTACATGCCACAC gggcaagctcctcgcgcgcctgctGTACGCGGACGTGTCGCTGGGAAGCTATACCGATATTGGAATGGCGGCATTTGGTCCGCgggccggcggcgcgatCCAGGTCCTCTTCTGCACCGAGCTGTTTGCAttcggcgtcgcgcttaCCGTGCTCTTCGGTGACTCGATGAACGCCGTCGTCCCCTACTACTCGGCTGAGACTTGGATGGCGCTCGGCTtcttcgtcgtccttcCGACAACGTTTATGCCGCTGAGGTGGCTCGCCGTGCCCTCTGTCCTCTCGACAGCGGCAGTTGTCGTGCTCATTGGCATTATCGCGTTCGACGGCCTGTGGAAGAAACACGCACCCGGCTCACTGCACGAGCCGATGGAGACCCGCTTCGGGCCCGATTTGAAGATGATGAACTGGGTCGGTGGTGTcggcctcatcctcgccggcTATGGCGGACACGCAGTCATCCCCGCGATCGCAAAGGACGCACGTAACCCGGCTGCCATTGACCGCCTCTTCAACATCTCCTTCACTGTCGCCGGCGCCGTCGCTGTCATCACCGGCGCAATGGGATACCTCATgatgggcgacgacgtctCGGACGAGATCTCAAAGGACATGATGAACCCCAAAATGAAGTACCCCAAGGCGATCAACAACGTCGCCCTGTGGATgatcgtcctcgtccctcTGACCAAGTACGGACTCACCAGTCGGCCGTTGCACGTCGCTTGCGAGGGCTTCCTCGGCATTGCGCCCTCTGCAGCTCAGGTAGCGGCAGACGAGGCTGAGATCGTGGGCGAGgcgccagctcctcctcgcatCAACGTTGAGGCACCTGATGCGTCGGCTTCCGGCCACCGTCTCCGCCGCGTCTCGTTCGCCGTCACGTCGGCCCTCACGCGTATCGGCGAGAGCGACTACATTAACaatgacgatgaggagtGCGAGCAGCCCGacgaccaccaccaccaccaccatcatcaCCGGAAGAGCGTCGCGCCTGCGACTCCGACCTCGGCtgagggcggcaagggTGTCGCCCGTGCTATCATGCGCATCGTCAtcaccatcgccgccaCGGTCGTCGCGATCGTCCTCCCGGGTTTCGAAAAGGTCATGGCCTTCCTCGGCA ATTTCTCCGCCTTTTTGATTTGCATTATTCTCCCT ATCGGCTTCTACCTCCGCCTGGCGCCGACTGTCCTCGGAGTCAAGGACAGCCCGGCGACCCGCTGGCAGAGGaccctccacctcgtcatcctcgtcatcagCACCGTACTCATGATCATGGGCACCATCTGGGCATTTATTCCCGGCACCGGCCGGGGCGGGGATTAG
- a CDS encoding uncharacterized protein (Major Facilitator Superfamily), with amino-acid sequence MSESSSATVRDDKAVDEKNDEDDVPSLSPPRASLHSLVRSASRLSRMSTRQTQREMAIRSQTRDEGVLTHEEDGRGVVEKTAAVDLGDGMEGVVIVDWAPGDPEDPQNWSPLRKWTTIIVLYYLVALTAINATSVGVMAPWGVPWFNTTYVGYALSVFMYLFGIAITPLVLAPMSELFGRNVIYQVTTLINALLFLPQALTHSHSGLLAARFFQGMASSVANSMVGGTVADLFAARERGLVMNLLAIVIFVAQALGGVCFGWVGLYLGVQWCYGIQAILAGVSVFANALFLRETRADVLLERRALKISKETGIKHIAPSQTQKRSVRQMMMVSAVRPLQYLFTEPIVTAISLWIGFAWGAVFLGTSSVLLVFGQYTDNPGLVGVSEITVAIGGVLGFISNYHQEYLYQKACGKSPTGKAAPEVRLYWASTAGLLFPICMFIYAWTGQPQFHWMLPATFLSLSYWGVYVMYSSVFTYLADAYETYSSSAQASQSFMRNLLSSTFPLFARAMYINLGYPIASTVVASCALALAACPTLIVMFGAKLRARSKVACAIAGDS; translated from the exons ATGTCCGAATCGTCTTCGGCGACCGTCCGCGATGAcaaggccgtcgacgagaagaacgacgaggacgacgtccCCTCCCTGTCTCCCCCCCGGGCCAGCCTTCATTCTCTGGTacgctcggcgtcgcgcctGAGTCGGATGAGCACGCGACAAACGcagcgcgagatggcgaTCCGGTCCCAGACTAGAGACGAGGGCGTGCTCACTCACGAAGAGGACGGGAGAGGGGTCGTGGAGAAGACGGCggccgtcgacctcggcgatggGATGGAGGGCGTCGTGATTGTCGATTGGGCGCCAGGGGATCCAGAG GACCCGCAAAACTGGTCTCCGCTGCGCAAGTGGACGACCATCATCGTGCTGTACTACCTCGTGGCCCTGACGGCTATCAACGCAACCAGTGTCGGCGTCATGGCTCCTTGGGGAGTGCCGTGGTTCAACACTACGTATGTGGGGTACGCACTCAGCGTGTTCATGTATCTCTTCGGGATTGCGATCACCCCTCTGGTCCTTGCGCCCATGAGCGAGCTGTTTGGCAGGAACGTCATCTACCAAGTAACGACGTTGAT CaacgccctcctcttcctcccccagGCCCTGACCCACTCGCATTCgggcctcctcgccgcccgctTCTTCCAGGGCATGGCCTCATCCGTCGCCAACTCGATGGTCGGCGGCACGGTTGCTGACCTGTTCGCCGCCCGCGAAAGAGGACTGGTGATgaacctcctcgccattgTCATCTTTGTCGCACAGGCGCTTGGCGGGGTCTGTTTCGGTTGGGTCGGCCTCTACCTCGGCGTGCAGTGGTGTTATGGCATCCAGGCGATTCTCGCTGGTGTTTCCGTGTTTGCCAATGCTTTATTCCTTCGCGAAACTCGTGCCGACGTATTATTGGAAAGAAGAGCGCTCAAAATATCCAAAGAAACAGGAATCAAACACATCGCACCATCACAGACGCAGAAGAGGAGCGTGCGGCAGATGATGATGGTATCGGCCGTTAGGCCATTACAGTACCTCTTCACAGAACCGATCGTCACGGCCATATCGCTTTGGATCGGATTCGCATGGGGCGCCGTGTTCCTCGGCACGTCTTCGGTCCTGCTTGTCTTTGGACAGTATACCGATAATCCGGGACTGGTTGGCGTGTCTGAGATTACCGTCGCCATTGGAGGTGTTCTGGGGTTCATCTCAAATTACCACCAGGAATACCTGTACCAGAAAGCGTGCGGGAAAAGCCCGACCGGTAAGGCTGCCCCAGAGGTGAGGCTGTATTgggcctcgacggcgggcctcctcttccccatCTGCATGTTCATCTACGCGTGGACTGGGCAGCCCCAGTTCCACTGGATGCTACCGGCAACTTTCCTCAGCCTCTCCTACTGGGGCGTCTACGTCATGTACTCGAGCGTGTTCAcgtacctcgccgacgcgtaCGAGACATATtcatcctcggcgcagGCAAGCCAGAGCTTTATGCGCAACCTCCTCTCGTCAACGTTCCCCCTCTTCGCGAGAGCCATGTACATCAATCTCGGGTATCCTATCGCCTCAACAGTAGTGGCGAGctgcgccctcgccctcgctgccTGTCCCACCCTCATCGTCATGTTTGGCGCCAAACTACGCGCCCGATCCAAGGTCGCCTGCGCGATTGCTGGCGATTCATAA
- the BIO2 gene encoding uncharacterized protein (Biotin and Thiamin Synthesis associated domain) encodes MAALRTLRARALVVPRLARGHAVAVEARTAPPADGAVRNDWSRAEVQRIFDGPLMETIFRAASVHRLHHDPSRIQLCTLMNIKTGGCTEDCKYCSQSSSYKTQTKASRLVDIEPVLEAARQAKANGSTRFCMGAAWRDLAGRKSGFEKILTMVREVRGMDMEVCTTLGMLSPDQARRLKEAGLSAYNHNLDTSREFYPKVITTRSYDERLDTIAAVRDAGISVCSGGILGLGEKDEDRVGLIWQVGNMGEHPESFPVNTLVPIEGTPLENNDPVQVHTVLRTIATARIVLPKTIIRLAAGRHTFSETEQAMAFMAGANAIFTGETMLTTPCTGWDVDKAMLDRWGLRGMRSFEDAESVEVLDKAATTEAEASVAP; translated from the exons ATGGCCGCCCTCCGTACCCTCCGAgcccgcgccctcgtcgttcCCCGCCTTGCGCGTGGtcacgccgtcgccgtcgaaGCCCGCACTGCTCCGCCAGCCGACGGCGCAGTCCGTAACGACTGGAGCCGGGCCGAGGTGCAGCGTATCTTTGACGGGCCCCTCATGGAGACCATCTTCCGTGCAGCCAGTGTCCATCGCTTGCACCACGACCCAAGCCGTATCCAGCTGTGCACCCTCATGAACATCAAGA CCGGCGGATGCACCGAGGATTGCAAGTACTGTtcccagtcgtcgtcgtaTAAGACGCAGACCAAGGCGtctcgcctcgtcgacattgAGCCGGTCCTCGAAGCCGCGCGGCAGGCAAAGGCAAACGGCTCGACCCGCTTCTGTATGGGTGCAGCGTGGCGTGACCTCGCCGGCCGCAAGAGCGGTTTCGAGAAGATCCTCACCATGGTCCGCGAGGTCCGCGGTATGGACATGGAGGTGTGCACTACCCTCGGGATGCTTAGTCCCGACCAAGCGCGGCggctcaaggaggccggTCTCAGTGCATACAACCACAACCTCGACACGAGCCGCGAGTTCTACCCCAAAGTCATCACTACACGCAGCTACGACGAGCGACTTGACACGATTGCAGCGGTACGCGACGCAGGCATCTCGGTGTGCTCGGGCGGTATCCTGGGACTtggggagaaggacgaggatcGCGTCGGACTTATTTGGCAAGTTGGAAACATGGGCGAACACCCTGAGAGCTTCCCCGTCAACACGCTTGTGCCTATTGAAGGGACGCCGCTTGAGAACAACGAC CCGGTCCAGGTCCACACCGTGCTCCGCACGATCGCGACGGCCCGCATCGTCCTTCCCAAGACGATTatccgcctcgccgccggccgccACACGTTCTCCGAGACCGAGCAGGCAATGGCGTTCATGGccggcgccaacgccatCTTTACAGGCGAGACTATGCTGACTACCCCTTGCACTGGGTGGGacgtcgacaaggccaTGCTCGACCGCTGGGGTCTGCGTGGTATGCGTTcgttcgaggacgccgagagTGTCGAGGTGCTTGACAAGGCTGCCAcgaccgaggccgaggcgtcGGTTGCGCCCTAG
- a CDS encoding uncharacterized protein (ACT domain) → MSANGSFALDKTDRALHLQTHKEALYVFRFPRNTPVPGALFDAVDTFVTVSRTPREVSIVAAKDAPEAAGMPKSAEEHCGGPWTAIRVSGPLEHHMVGVLSEIARVLKEASISIFTISTWDTDYILVTNDTLDKAKEALSADGWQWV, encoded by the exons ATGTCAGCGAACGGCTCTTTTGCGCTCGACAAGACGGACCGcgccctccacctccagaCCCACAAGGAAGCCCTCTACGTCTTCCGTTTCCCGCGCAACACTCCTGTTCCCGGAGCGCTCTTCGATGCCGTAGACACCTTTGTCACCGTCTCGCGCACCCCGCGCGAGGTATCCATCGTCGCGGCAAAAGACGCCCCCGAGGCGGCCGGCATGCCCAAGTCGGCAGAGGAGCACTGTGGCGGACCGTGGACGGCTATCCGTGTCAGTGGGCCGCTGGAGCACC ACATGGTCGGCGTGCTCTCCGAGATCGCCCGCGTGCTCAAGGAAgcctccatctcgatcTTCACCATCTCCACATG GGACACGGACTATATCCTCGTCACGAACGATACCCTCGAtaaggccaaggaggcgctgTCGGCTGATGGCTGGCAGTGGGTCTAG
- a CDS encoding uncharacterized protein (RED-like protein N-terminal region) yields MDAFRSLLSKPREGGSSRSGAVLGRAPPKRGWGTKPKPGSKKEPEKDRAAEESSGPTFAPRSQARKVQEPRYKDRAAIRRAGGDGEYKEVEHLLEEFERRKAEAGDDADKVEAQREYLGGDAEHSVLVKGLDYALLARRKAEIESETAAGMEDELEQLGQGIKGKDSDKENAVEVNKEKKKGNKFKSIGKEEAAPVEKSRKKSKAAAREVVREDKVGQPAPRARSPVKPPPPPNPEDEDDIFADAGEYDLKAGREDEEDDSDDDDSDEEGQMDVDEPRGRSRSRSRSRHVLGPADIANALTGITRNVRDMVTASATEEATTTTIMTGGVSAAGTAKTATTGMTAAGGTTMEADTGKTEITTGTVVGADWVEHTSAGTDPSQPRARDRPGIGIGAIDDEGPVTRLQPLASSAITDLRGFLDADEAGSKADAMRASKARWRAAQGLAVQEGVDMSALQRNASDKQKSNREYQVLMNRLNKDKDKDGGPSK; encoded by the exons ATG GACGCTTTCCGGTCCTTGCTCTCAAAGCCGCGAGAGGGCGGGTCTTCGCGCTCCGGAGCTGTTCTGGGCCGCGCTCCACCAAAGCGCGGGTGGGGAACCAAACCCAAACCTGG GTCAAAGAAGGAGCCTGAGAAGGATCGAGCCGCGGAGGAAAGTAGTGGCCCCACTTTCGCTCCCCGCTCTcaggcgaggaaggtccAAGAGCCAAGGTACAAGGACCGCGCAGCGATCCGCCGGGCAGGAGGTGACGGCGAGTATAAGGAG GTGGAGCACCTGCTCGAGGAATTTGAAAggcgcaaggccgaggcaggcgacgacgccgacaaA GTCGAGGCACAGCGGGAGTATCTCGGCGGTGACGCTGAGCATTctgtcctcgtcaagggTCTGGACTATGCGCTGCTCGCCCgccgcaaggccgagatcgagtCGGAGACGGCAGCAGGGATggaggatgagctcgagcagtTGGGACAGGGcatcaagggcaaggacagcgacaaggagaatgccgtcgaggtgaacaaggagaagaagaaggggaaCAAG TTCAAGAGTAttgggaaggaggaagcaGCGCCCGTGGAGAAGAGCaggaagaagagcaagGCCGCTGCACGCGAGGTTGTCcgcgaggacaaggtcggccagccagcgccgcgcgcccGGTCGCCTGTCAagccgcctccacctcctaATCCAGAAGATGAGGACGATATCTTTGCGGACGCCGGCGAGTACGACCTCAAAGCAGGtcgcgaggacgaggaagacgacagcgacgacgacgactcggatgaggaggggcaaatggacgtcgacgaacCTCGTGGCCGGTCACGCTCGCGTTCACGCTCTC GTCACGTTCTTGGTCCCGCGGATATCGCGAACGCTCTTACGGGGATTACCCGGAACGTGCGAGATATGGTTacagcgagcgcgaccgaggaggccacGACGACTACGATTATGACCGGCGGCGTGAGCGCAGCTGGGACCGCAAAGACCGCGACTACCGGGATGACCGCAGCCGGCGGTACGACGATGGAGGCCGATACAGGCAAGACCGAGATTACGACAGGCACGGTGGTCGGGGCGGATTGGGTCGAGCACACGAGCGCAGGAACAGACCCGAGTcaacctcgcgctcgagatcGCCCCGGTATCGGGATCGGGGCGAT tgacgacgagggacCCGTGACGCGGCTGCAGCCTCTGGCATCGTCGGCCATTACGGACCTGCGCGGCTTCCTCGATGCGGACGAGGCAGGTTCCAAGGCGGATGCGATGCGGGCCTCGAAAGCGCGTTGGCGCGCGGCACAGGGCCTTGCAGTCCAGGAGGGCGTTGATATGAGTGCTCTGCAGCGCAACGCGAGCGACAAGCAGAAATCCAACCGCGAGTACCAGGTGCTCATGAACCGCCTgaacaaggacaaggacaaggatGGTGGTCCGAGCAAGTAA
- a CDS encoding uncharacterized protein (Aldehyde dehydrogenase family), producing the protein MATFKHSFDHAGFKGDVEVPVGLFINGKYVKSADKNAKTIPVVNPTTGEKLFDLPEGTEADVDLAVKAASEAQNTTWGENVAGFERGKLLMTLATLVERDADILASLEALDNGKTFGAARGFDVPEAAACFRYYGGWADKIHGKVIDQSKDKLTYTRHEPVGVCGQIIPWNFPLLMFAWKLGPALATGCTIVMKPSELTPLTAAYMSKLITEAGFPAGVVNIVNGYGQTVGNAISGHMDINKVAFTGSTAVGRKIMESAAKSNLKKVTLELGGKGANIIFDDADLDSAVRYAAQGIFFNHGQTCCAGSRLYVQSGIYDKFIEKFLAVSKKITVGDPFGAETFQGPQVSQTQYDRIMNYVECGKAEGAKVLTGGERHGKTGYFIQPTVFGDVTSDMKIVQEEIFGPVVVVAKFDTEEEVIAAANDSIYGLASGVFTQNVQKAHRVANALHAGTVWVNCYNELHSQIPFGGFKASGIGRELGEYALENYSEIKSVHVRLTSYVGPVPAA; encoded by the exons ATGGCCACTTTCAAGCACTCGTTCGACCACGCCGGATTCAAGGGCGACGTTGAGGTCCCCGTCGGCCTCTTCATCAACGGCAAGTACGTCAAGTCGGCTGACAAGAACGCCAAGACCATCCC CGTTGTCAACCCCACCACCGGCGAGAAGCTCTTCGACCTGCCTGAGGGtaccgaggccgacgtcgacctcgccgtcaaggctgcCAGCGAGGCCCAGAACACCACCTGGGGCGAGAACGTTGCCGGCTTTGAGCgcggcaagctcctcatgaccctcgccaccctcgtcgagcgtgacGCCGACATCCTTGCGTcgctcgaggccctcgacaACGGCAAGACCTTTGGTGCTGCCCGCGGCTTCGACGTCCCCGAAGCGGCTGCCTGCTTCCGCTACTACGGTGGCTGGGCTGACAAGATCCACGGCAAGGTCATCGACCAGtccaaggacaagctcaCCTACACCCGCCACGAGCCCGTCGGTGTCTGTGGCCAGATCATCCCCTGGAActtccccctcctcatGTTCGCCTGGAAGCTCGGCCcggccctcgccaccgGCTGCACCATTGTCATGAAGCCCTCTGAGCTCACCCccctcaccgccgcctACATGTCCAAGCTCATCACTGAGGCTGGCTTCCCCGCCGGTGTCGTCAACATTGTCAACGGCTACGGACAGACTGTCGGCAACGCCATCTCGGGCCACATGGACATCAACAAGGTCGCCTTCACCGGTTCGACTGCTGTTGGCCGCAAGATCATGGAGTCGGCTGCCAAGTCCAACCTCAAGAAGGTGaccctcgagctcggcggcaaggGCGCCAACATCATCTttgacgacgccgacctcgactcggcTGTCCGCTACGCCGCCCAGGGCATCTTCTTCAACCACGGCCAGACCTGCTGCGCCGGTTCGCGTCTCTACGTCCAGAGCGGCATCTACGACAAGTTCATTGAGAAGTTCCTTGCCGTCTCGAAGAAGATCACTGTTGGCGACCCGTTCGGTGCCGAGACCTTCCAGGGCCCCCAGGTCTCGCAGACCCAGTACGACCGCATCATGAACTACGTCGAGTgcggcaaggccgagggcgccaaggtcctcaccggcggcgagcgccaCGGCAAGACCGGCTACTTCATCCAGCCCACCGTCTTCGGTGACGTCACCTCGGACATGAAGATTGTCCAGGAGGAGATCTTCGGCCccgttgtcgtcgtcgccaagtTTGACactgaggaggaggttatcgccgccgccaacgacTCGATCTACGGCCTTGCCTCGGGTGTCTTCACCCAGAACGTCCAGAAGGCTCACCGTGTTGCCAACGCCCTCCACGCCGGCACCGTCTGGGTCAACTGCTACAACGAGCTCCACTCGCAGATCCCCTTCGGTGGCTTCAAGGCCTCTGGTAtcggccgcgagctcggcgagtaCGCTCTCGAGAACTACTCGGAGATCAAGTCGGTCCACGTCCGTCTCACCAGCTACGTTGGCCCCGTTCCCGCCGCGTAA
- the AAT1 gene encoding uncharacterized protein (Aminotransferase class I and II): MPSNACIEFWRGVPMGPPDPILGVTEAFRRDTNKYKINVGVGAYRDENGKPYVLDSVRKAEDILHSQRSDKEYLPITGLNDFLGLAAKLAYGPDSKPLKENRIAVVQSISGTGALRIGMEFCSAFYPGVRAIYLPKPTWGAHPAIAEKAGLSIRRYRYFDEKTMGLNFEGLKADLEDAFDGSIILLHACAQNPTGVDPTPEQWKEIEEIIRRKQHLPFFDMAYQGFASGDVDVDAFALRYFVEKGHQVALCQSFAKNLGLYGERAGTFSMITSSPEERERVVSQLKRVIRPLYSSPPLHPAQLVATILGDPALYAQWLGEVKKMADRIIDMRHKLYNRLIELQTPGSWEHIKSQIGMFSFTGLTPEQVDILGKYASIWMTRDGRISMAGLNDHNLEYFAENVSKAIKGELIPNASM, encoded by the exons ATGCCCTCCAATGCCTGCATCGAGTTCTGGCGCGGCGTCCCCATGGG CCCGCCCGACCCAATTCTTG GCGTCACCGAGGCTTTCCGCCGCGACACGAACAAGTACAAGATTAACGTTGGTGTCG GTGCCTACCGTGACGAGAACGGTAAGCCGTACGTGCTCGACTCGgtgcgcaaggccgaggacattCTCCACTCTCAGCGCTCCGACAAGGAGTACCTCCCCATCACTGGCCTGAACGACTtccttggcctcgccgccaagctcgcctACGGCCCCGACAGCAAGCCGCTCAAGGAGAACCGCATTGCCGTCGTCCAGTCCATCTCGGGCACCGGTGCCCTCCGTATCGGCATGGAGTTCTGCTCGGCATTCTACCCCGGTGTGCGCGCCATCTACCTCCCCAAGCCAACATGGGGCGCCCACCCCGCCATTGCGGAGAAGGCCGGTCTCAGCATCCGCCGCTACCGCTACTTTGACGAGAAGACGATGGGCCTCAACTTTGAGggcctcaaggccgacctcgaggacgcgttcgacggctccatcatcctccttcACGCGTGTGCCCAGAACCCTACCGGTGTCGACCCGACCCCCGAACAATGgaaggagattgaggagaTTATCCGCCGCAAGCAGCACCTCCCCTTCTTTGACATGGCTTACCAGGGCTTTGCATCTGGAGAtgtcgacgttgacgcCTTTGCTCTCCGCTACTTTGTCGAGAAGGGCCACCAGGTCGCCCTTTGCCAGTCCTTTGCCAAGAACCTCGGCCTCTACGGCGAGCGTGCCGGTACTTTTTCGATGATCACTTCGAGCCCtgaggagcgtgagcgcgtcgtctcGCAGCTCAAGCGTGTCATTCGCCCCCTCTACTCGTCGCCCCCTCTCCACCCCGctcagctcgtcgccaccatCCTTGGCGACCCAGCCCTGTACGCCCAGTGGCTGggcgaggtcaagaagaTGGCCGACCGTATCATCGACATGCGTCACAAGCTGTACAACCGCCTCATCGAGCTCCAGACTCCCGGATCTTGGGAACACATCAAGTCCCAGATCGGCATGTTCTCATTCACCGGCCTCACCCCCGAACAGGTCGACATCTTGGGCAAGTACGCTTCCATCTGGATGACGCGTGATGGCCGTATCTCCATGGCCGGGTTGAATGACCACAACCTCGAATACTTTGCCGAGAACGTGTCCAAAGCCATCAAGGGCGAGTTGATCCCCAATGCGTCCATGTGA